A stretch of DNA from Macrotis lagotis isolate mMagLag1 chromosome X, bilby.v1.9.chrom.fasta, whole genome shotgun sequence:
cattctggtGTTTTACTAAAGGATAAAATAAACTGTCCTCCACCTGTAAATGCATTTGCTACTTCTGGTATTTGTAGGGAACTGGCTATCTTTTTACAAACCATCTATGGATCTAAAATGGTTGGTATTCAGAGATTTCCCAGAGCAAACTCTGGGGGAAAAGAGAATGTTTGGGCCAGGTCCCAAGATCAGAACAAAACCCAGAAGagatctgggctggggaaaggATCCTGGAGGGGACACaagtataaaaattaattaaacattGTTTTTgaagtatatataatttattggGGTGGGGCAGTTCAAACAGTCCACTGGGTTCAAACAATGGATACCACTACTCCAATGATCTTGTTGTAAGACATTTAGACTTTTGGAATCTATCCCCTCACTTCTAGGATGAAAAGAGACACAGCATATTGTAGCAGATAGAGGATGGATCAGGAAAGACTCAGTTTCTAGTCCAGTCTTggataccagctgtgtgatcataGGTAATTCAGTTAGCCTTTTAGTTGGTACAAAGCAGACCTGCATTGATAGGGAGATGTTTCTATACTGAGAGTTCCCTAATACAATGAAATCATAGTTACTggctaaagtcccttccagctttaaaaatTATGAGTTAGAGGTCATAAATATCCCACATGTCAAAAGGGAAAggcagaaaaagaatttaaagttaGCTaagatttgaaatttaaaaaaaaacaatgttggAGCTCATTCCCCAAatggaatgtaaactctttgCAGCCAGTAACTCTTTTCTGTTTTGAACTGTTGTCCCCAGCTTTTAGCACAGTGCCCTACACTTTGTAGGtgataaataaatgctaattggatcatttcacaggtgaaaaaactgaggcccagagagagattaggtgatttgTCTGCCCCAAAACCACAAAAGCACTGAAGTGAGTAGCTGATAATTCTAGGCATGGAGGCCTAGGCAAGGGTCTTCCTAGCTGGTCTGATCTGTGACCCCAGCTTGCaactcttttcctcttctgattGTAATATTCCTTATTTCCCCTCTGGTGTAAGGACCACAGAGCTCATTTTGCTTTCCACCTTTGGGATTTACCTGATCCACTTTTCACCAATGGTTCCAAGAATCTATAGCATCCAGTGGCCACACTCCAGTAAACTATTTCTGCAGATGAGCTAAACCAACTTTAGGATAGATGAGAAATCTCTAACCTGTCAGTGAGTtagcatatgaagacttcccctggaGGAATGGTCAGATGAGAAATGTTTGTTTCAACAtccatgaaggcagttgaagcaggcaatttggagtgcttagagcttggttagacattgaaaaTATCATTGCATCTCATCATCACCAAttatcttgactctgtcttgccactggacaatgatgattctggagaagaaagtaaggtcAATGATTTCTTGCaactgtctcacttaaatccaatttatgcatgaatcaaaagacatcacccttACCTTTTCACCATTTTTACTTGTGGCAACAgacaagtgacaaagcagcagatGCAGATAGATTGGGAGTCATAACCCTACATACAGGTGGCCCAAGCCATAGGGTCATCTCCTTACTGGAAAGAGTAGTGGAATTTGGTAGCCCCGTGACAAGCCTTTTAAGAAACACACTGCTTACCTGGTATAAGGAATTGCTAGAAAAGaagccctaaaaattgtctgcttacctgATCCTGACCTAATAACTCATGGCAGGTAGGGATTCCACCTTGTAGTTGAGACaccaaaaaatgtacaaaaactttgaTTCCACTTGCCTGcttatagacaacataaaatccaGTAGACCTAAAAGATGGAACGCTCTTGATTTGAAAGAACCTCAGtaagaatcacatccaaataacagccctgagtgaaataagGCTGACAAATGGAGCAGGATGCACATTTTTTCCTGGAGTGGCTGAAGAGACAAGAAGCACTGTGAAGTTggagtaggttttgcaatcaataagCTTGTGTGCCTACCAAAAGAAGTGAACAACTGGCTCATTGTGATTGTTACTTGCAGGAAAACATCATGCCACCTGGGCTCTCACCATGATGAattctgatgaagtcaaagaaaatttaagtCATGACATAGGAATGCCCAGCATGGTGTCCTCAGTAGAAAAGGTGCTGTGTTCTATGGGCAAAACAGGGTTGAAGTAATACAAAGGAAATtcaagatgcacaaatttagagaatccccAAATATTCATATGGATTATTTATGCTTGACCTGTGGTagtgcattctgagctcttattggtctgataCTTACTATAATCTGACAATGACATAGTGACGTCACTTTGGtcctcttcgaaaatgaaggacaacaatcgtgtgtgtgtgtgtgtgtgtgtgtgtgtgtgtgtgtgtgcgctcaTTCATAGCTTTATAAAGAGATGATATAACCTCTTACTCCATGACTCTAAGACCACCTGTTTCTTAGTGAGGTTGGTATGAGGGTGACAATGTCTATTGCTGAATGAAGGTCATTACTCAGATATGCTAAATTTTATTTGTTGGTGAATCATTCAAAATTCCCAGGATTCCACTTCCCATTATCATAACTGGGAGCACCTAGAACTCTCTTTCTATTCCTGTCATCTCTCTACtgcaccaaaaaagaaaattgaggtgGAAAGGGAGACTTGTCCAAGAGGGACTTATCTTtttaaacatcaattaaaaaactgGGGGTTTTCTCTGCTCAGTGTTCATAAAACTTTATCAGATTATGCTGAAATCCTCAAACTTTCCTCCTCTAATCTTCATTAAGGATAAAGACTGGTTGGGTGgcaaaggaaacaaaactcaaggtagaaaaaaaaaagacaattttctcCAAAGGGAAAGGGTTCACTGGATTGGGGGCCTTGCTTTCCCTAAAGATAAAGGACTGGGGGGGGGTAGATATCTTGTAAGGCCCCAAAGTGGGCCTCTCTTGGGGTAGGGCCTCAAGGGATCCCATCCTCCAAACCAGACTAGTGGTGATTTCAGAGCTGAAGAGGTTCATTCTATAAATGGTGAAGCCTACAACAAAAAGGAGGGAGGGCAGAGAATGGTGAGGATGGCCCACAGCCCTGCTGCTGACGCTGTATTAGTCACCCACCGGCATCATATCCAAGGGATTCAGACTGACTACCCCTTTACCTTGGCACAAGATCCAAGGTCCTTCCTCTATTCTACAGTCACTAGAATTTAGAGTTGAGAATGACTTTGGAGATAATCTAGTGACCCAGAGGTTTCTCACCTAGGAATTTGTGgactatttttaaagatattttgaggaatctatttcaataaatttatttgccttgtaatattattttattttgtgcgtTTAAAAGCAGAATTCTAAGAAGAGGTCTGtaaacttcaccagactgccaaggGGGTCCATGACACATAAAAATGCTAAGAACCCCTATTCTAGTCCAACCATTTCCCTTACTGATGGAGAACCTAAGGTCAAGGGAAGTAACTTGCTCCAAGTATCAAGCCTAATTGGTGCCAGAGCTGGGAGACAGGCCAACTTCAAATCCAGGGTTCCTTCTATTGTACCCCACCACTCTCTCTTTAAGATCCTTATGGAGAAAAAAATCCTCCCTCCCTGTTCTGAATATTCAGGActccccattccctttctccaattcagaggcaggattcccagaagggaagaaaaattgccttgtgggggtgggaggggggaacCACAAGCATTTCTGCAGAAAAGGGAGAACCTTATAAGGTGGGAGAGGGGGGCGGGTTGGGACCAGAGAAAGTCCCCTCCCCAACCCATCTCCCAGGGTGCTGAAAGCTTCCAGGAAGCCTGAGGGAGAACCAAGGCTCAGAAACTAAATTGGTCTTAAAGAACCTAGGTCTTGGCTTGGGCGGATTACTCCCCTATTCTCCCCATTTACCCTTTTTGAAATGGTCCCTAAGTGCCCAGGAATTGAGGGCAATGATGGGGGCTAGCCAAAGGAAGGTCTCAGTTCCCTAATACTAAAGGGTAGAGGATGAATAAGTGGAGAAaagggacagaaagaaagagaatcagaagaaatagagaaaacagggtcagagagaaatataaatagtgacaaaggaaagaaaaaaatgacctggTCTATGAACTTCTAGGACCCAGGAAATGTACTGAATtctaggtgcttcataaatgtggGTAGGAATAAACTGACCCAGACACAGTCTTTGACAGTGTTTATCTCTGGGACCATCTCCGTCTCTGGAATAGTCACGGAGAGAGACAAATAGACACAGACAGAAATCCAGTAAAGACTGCCAGACATGGGCAATACATGGGGTTAAGCCAGTGCATTGGGGGATGGTGACTGTTGTCTCAGACTGTCCCTGTCCCCGGCCCTATTCCCGTCTCTGGTTGGAAAGGTCCTCCCCAGGAATTCTCAGCGGGTTATTCTTCCacactcccccatccccctttctGGGCGAAGAATGACTATAGCAaagcctcccctcccctccaacatccctctccccccaccaagGTGGAAACAATGACAGCATCGGCTCCCAATACCAGGGGCCTGACATcacgggggtggggggggctgaAGGGGCTGGCTGacgtgggggaaggggaggggggcatTGCTTCTCAGCCATTGGTGGGTCCTCTGGCCCAATGAGATGATCTCCCAGGACTCATATGGGGAAGCCCAGAGCTCGAGCTTTCAAAAAGTTGCAGGGAAAATTTGAGACCACTTCAGCAGCAGCAGACATACATCAGAAGAAATTCGGGCCAGGCTCTCACCCCGACTAGCAACAGCACCATCAACATGTCAACTGCTCATTTCAACCGGGGCCCTGCTTATGGACTGTCAGCTGAGGTCAAGAACAAGGTAAAGTCAACATTACCTTAGCTCTGGCATCTCCCCCAGTTCACCCAGGGTGGGATTCTGAATTCTTAGTCTCCAATGTAGGAATGTCTTTTCCTAGCCCTgttccccactccccaccccacccccacccatttCAGATTCTAGATTTCTTCTTCCTACTTCTCCCCTTCACTCCCCAGCCCAATCATTCACTCTGGTTCTAGGCatctggaggggaggggagtgagggGACTACAGAATCCAGATAACCAGTTGGCCCAGGGAAAGAGAGCCATTGCCTAGGAACTAAAGACCAATTGAGGGGCATtcttgttcagctctggtcctcAGTCCTGCTGCCCTTTGCCTGAATGAACTGCCCACTCCATTCACTAGTTTCTCAGACTTCTGGTCCAAAACTTGCCATTGAGGGACATGGGGGCCAGGAATAAACAGCATGTGAGGAAAAGATCTGgatgagaggaagagggaaggaaaggaaggtttgGAAGGATAGAGGGGTCCTTCCCCCTTCTGGGGAAGATGGAGGGGTGGAAGGGTCAGGAGAGAAGAATGGAAGGTATAAGTAGCAGGGGGCAGGGAACAGAACTCAGAGAGGGCAAAGCACTAGAGGTAAAGGGACTGAAGGGCCAGAATCTGGGGTTGGATGGGAAGAGGGAGTAAGGAGGAGGGACTAAAGAAAAGGGACCAGAGGAACTGAAAACCCAGGGATGTCTATAGGGATCTCTAGGTCCTAGTACCTGAGGGAGAAAGGGTCTCATCTGAGTAGAGCTTTGGAGGGAGTCAAGATTTGCTTCACCAACACTCTTCATGGGAATATCTTCCCCTCTGAGGACAGAATTTTGCTTCCTACTTTGCATCCTACTCTAGCCCAGTTCTTGGCACCCATCAACTTGTACACTTACGTAGGAAATCTTAAAGAGCAtggagaatgaaagaatgaagaagaggACAGATTCTCCATAGGGGCGGGGGAACCAGGTATCTAATAGTCCAGGATAGGCAGAATCTCAGCATCCCAGGGGCACCACCTGCAGGGAGATGTATTTTTGAGCCTCATCATATTGACACTAGGCCTTGGATTCCTGTACCCCAACATGGGGAGCAAATCTTAGAGGTTCTGGGTGAcagtgaaaaggaaggaagatactAGGGGGATACTGGTATTATTGGGGTTCTTGCATCCTGAACCTTTACTATGCACCCCCTAGAACTCTGGGGTAGAATGCTTCCAGAGTGGTAGGTTACTTTGGCACCTGCTTGAACTTCTATTCTGTACTCTCAGGAGAGCAGACTGACTATGTCTTTGAAGACAGATAACTGGGAATACCCAGAAAGGTCAACATGTTGATAATAGTGGCCGGCAGGAAGCATCTCCACCCACCAccattcccccattcccccaacAAGAGATCATGGGGGATATAGGAAGTTCAAACCGACTTCCAATCATTGTAGAGTCTTGTttactaccccccccccaaaatccccTAGGAACCTTGCTCTTCCTAGGTCTCAGACAACCTCACTGAGTAGCACACTTCCTGATGGTCCCTGTTCCCCTTTCACGTGCAAAAACTCAGTCCTTTGGAGAAAGAAAcgtggggggtggggaatgaaTGATTGGACTTAGATGTTGGGGCTGATGTCCTAGGAGGGTgggagaattttaaaattccagaccggcaggaaaggaccttagaaatgatCTTATTCAACCTTCCTTACTTCCCAGTCAAGAAAATTGAGATTCCCCAGGGGATGAGGGgatctttccccctccctcaccCCACATAACGGAGCGGGagcggggagggaagggagggggcagAGCTTGGGCTGCCCATCCCCCATCGGGACCCAGCTCCAGACTACCCCCTCTCTCCCCGGAGCACCCGGCACAGCAGCCTCTCCATATAAGGCTGCTTTGGGGGAAGCCGGGCAGGGAGGCTTGAGCTCTATATAAGGGCTGGTTTGCTTTATAAAGCAAACTAGAGCTAGAGGGGAGGTGGGGGCTGGGGGATCAAAGGGAGGGGCCATTGTGCATGCTGGCAACTGATGCTCCTCAGGCCAGGTGAGTAGGAAGAGTGGAGAGCTAGGCCCCTCCCCTCAAGTGGGAATCTGACCCgatcctccccctcctccttacCCCATTACCCTGACCAGGGCACATCAGGCCCTGGGCACCCCCTGCTGGTATGCTGGAGACTAAGGTAACAGTGGGCAGGCTTTCTAGTCCCAACCCACTTACCCCTTTACTGAGTTCCTGAAGCCTTAAGGGAGGACCTGGGAGGTTAGTGGCCAAAGGGGCCGTTGTTAAGATAGTTAGAGGACTTGTTCAGTCCAGTAGGGTCATAGTGGCAACTCATTCCAGGTCTACACACTCTgtgtctgtcacacacacacacacacacacacacacacacacacacacccctcaaaACCTAGCAGTACCATAGGATCACCTGTCTTAGAGACCATTCATGAATTCCTGACTGAAAGACAGGAAATGATCTCTCAGGATCCTCCCAACTCTGAAATCCTGAGATGGAGTTACACATAATTGGAGATGCAGAAGGTAGAGAAAAGCAAGactcagacagacagacaaatagctTTCCAGTAGTTGGCACCATCTCAAATGATGCTTCTGTGTCCAAGCCTCTGTGTAGCAAAAGGGCACGAGAAGGAAAGAATCAGGAATACTGGCACTCTGGTTAAGGGGGTTGAAAGAATAACTTCCCCTCCTTGGGGCTCTACTTACATTTCTGCCCAATCCTCCCTTTTTACCCTATGCCAAACCTCTGGTATGCCTGGAATGGGCCCCCTGGGCAGGTGCTGAGCATGGCCCTGGCCTAATGCCTCCCCCCGCCCCTGGGCCCAGGGACAGCATTGCCTTAGTAGggaagagatggggaaaggaagCTGGCCTCTTCAGTCTGTGGGAGGGGATGAAGTTGGGGGCGGGGGTGGGAAGCCCTTTTCACAATGGGTACACTTCATTCTAGGCTCTTCTTGCCCTTAAAACAGCTTAGGAGAGGACCCAGGTGTCTTGCTTTCCATTACCACTTCTGCTCAACACAATCCCAACCATAAATTAAATATTCTCCCTTACACTGTTAATCGTAGGAATTATAGGGGGGTAGAAATCCACTCACCATTCTCTCCCACCACCCAGTTGGCTCAGAAGTATGATCCCCGACGGGAGCAGGAGCTTCGTACATGGATCGAGGAGGTTACTGGAAGACGCATAGGTCCCAACTTCATGGATGGTCTCAAGGATGGAATCATCCTCTGCGAGTAAGAATGGGGAGACTGGCTGGGATTCTATGACGTAGACCCTTAATTTGTAGTATCAGATCCCCTTCACCCCCAGATGTCCAACTTTGATTaagaaattacattttctttctatGGTTGAGGAGAAtaatggaaagaaccctggattttGAGACCAGCATTAGGGATCAAAGCATGCTGTTATTTACCAAGCTGTTTGACACTGGGAGGTGATTGGTGGAGTGTCATTTGAAAGCTGTCACTTAATATTCAAAGGGTGAATGGTGACTTCTGTTTACTCAGCAACAGCAGAACTAGAAGCTGTGAGTGGGAGGAAGTTGAAGagaaaagatttgggttcaaaatgagcaaaacctttttaataattAGAGCTGTGCAAAAGTAGAATGGGCAGCCACAGAGGGGTTTCAATAATGGGCTACCAATCCCTGGATGCAAGGACCCAGGTGTCTTCCAGAATGACTACTTGTAGGGAGGGCATCCTGCTCTAAGTGTGAAGAGACATCACTCTGGGTTAGCAAGTCatcctttgtttcttttagaTTTATCAATAAACTGCAGCCCGGCTCAGTGAGGAAAGTGAATGAGTCCACCCAGAACTGGCACCAGGTATAACCCACCTCTACCTTATCTTCTAAACCCTAGCAGCACActtgtttcccttttcttttttgtttttgtaaggccatgggattaagtgccttgcccaaggtcacacagctaggtaattattaagtgtctgaaactggatttgaacttaggtcctcctgactctaggtttactgctctatccactgtgctgcctaatTGCCCCTTGTCTCCCTTTCTAATCTCTGACCTCTCTGTTCTCTAAGTTGGAAAATATTGGAAACTTCATCAAAGCCATCACTAAATATGGAGTAAAGCCTCACGACATCTTTGAGGCCAATGATTTGTTTGAGAATACAAACCACACGCAAGTGCAGTCTACTCTCATTGCCCTGGCCAGTGTGGTGAGTAGGGACTAATAGGGGCCTTTCTATTGGGGAAGGGAAAAGTAGAGACTAGGGGTTCAATCTCCACTGCCTTGATCTCCACAGGCcaaaacaaaagggaacaaaGTGAATGTGGGAGTGAAATATGCAGAGAAGCAGGAGAGAAAGTTTCTACCAGAAAAACTGAAAGAAGGGCGGAACATCATAGGCCTGCAGGTGGGTCAGTAGGTCAGGCTGCTGGTAGCCAGGGGCTCCAAGAAAATGTGTAGGAGTGATCCTCGTGCCCAGGGGCAGGGGTTTGCACTTGCCTCTTGCTTCTTTGTTGACTTTGCTAGACTGGTTATCTGGCTCATGACCAGGCTAGGTTTTTGGGAGCATGCCCAGTCCAGTACCTGCGATAGCTAAGGCTCCTGGTTGGGTATCTCCCTAGATGGGCACCAACAAGTTTGCCAGTCAACAAGGAATGACAGCATATGGTACCCGCCGCCACCTCTATGACCCCAAGCTGGGTACTGATCAGCCCTTGGACCAGGCTACCATCAGTCTGCAGATGGGCACCAACAAAGGTGCCAGTCAGGTAAGCCACATGAGGGATGCACAAAGGCATTTGGGAGGTGAGGGAATACAAAGCATAGCTTTGGGCACCCCACCCTAAACCTACTGCCTTTTGAATGCCCCCCTCCACTGGCAGATAGGACAGGGTGCTCCCAACCCTTGCCCCACATACCTGGCACAGGTTAGAACTGCCATTCTGCTCTTTCCTATTGCAGGCAGGCATGACAGCTCCTGGAACCAAACGCCAGATCTTTGAGCCTACATTGGGCATGGAGCACTGCGACACACTCAACGTCAGCCTGCAGATGGGCAGCAACAAGGGGGCGTCCCAGCGCGGCATGACAGTGTACGGCCTGCCCCGCCAGGTGTACGATCCGAAATATTGCCTCACCCCCGAGTACCCGGAGCTGGGTGATGAGCCCACTCACAACCATCACGCACACAACTACTACAACTCTGCATAGGGGCCAACCCAACCCCAGGGAGGGAGTGAGCAGCGACTCTAGAGGCCTGAAGATTGACCAGCCCCACCCTGCCTGCCTCACCACCGTGCCTCGAAGGTGTAGCCCACTAGCCAGGGTGCATCGTCTGGGGACATTGGGGTAGGGGGGGGAGTGGGCTTTGGGAGCCAGGAGAAGGGGGAAGACAGAGAAGagcttctctcctccttctcctgccCCTTAGGCCGCACCCTGAGCCTGCTGCATTCTCGGCTCTGCTTTCCACCCTGCCTCTTGCTCAAGGGCTATGGCTGCCATTTTCCCCAGAGGTCAGTGTAGCACTTAGGAGGTCTCTTCCTAGGGGTGGAGGTGAAACCTCAGATACTAGATAAAACAAAGCTGGACAATACCCCCAACAGAAAAGCCTCAAGAAATCCAAACTACTGAGTGGAAATGAAATTGCTGTATATCTCCCTTGCCCTGAGGATTCCCTCTCCTTGTCCCACCCTGATAGTCCTGACCCCCAAAGCAAACTTGTTTCGGACTTTTCCCTT
This window harbors:
- the CNN1 gene encoding calponin-1 codes for the protein MSTAHFNRGPAYGLSAEVKNKLAQKYDPRREQELRTWIEEVTGRRIGPNFMDGLKDGIILCEFINKLQPGSVRKVNESTQNWHQLENIGNFIKAITKYGVKPHDIFEANDLFENTNHTQVQSTLIALASVAKTKGNKVNVGVKYAEKQERKFLPEKLKEGRNIIGLQMGTNKFASQQGMTAYGTRRHLYDPKLGTDQPLDQATISLQMGTNKGASQAGMTAPGTKRQIFEPTLGMEHCDTLNVSLQMGSNKGASQRGMTVYGLPRQVYDPKYCLTPEYPELGDEPTHNHHAHNYYNSA